From the genome of Nicotiana tabacum cultivar K326 chromosome 2, ASM71507v2, whole genome shotgun sequence:
CACCATTTACAATCCTTTGCTTCTTTCTTCCCAcacaaaaaattaataataaagccCTCTTGCATTATTCCCCAACACAAGAATAGATTCTCTCTTTAGCTTAGCTCCAATACTTGATTTTGGAGagtaggaaaaaaaaaaaaaaaaaaaaagagagaaactatcatttctcctttcaacaacattttttcttttgcttcaacttcatacaagaacatcatcaacaacaacaacaaatcaacGATATAGCTTCCATGACTAATCAATGCGAAAATTCATCCTTTTTGATACAACACAAGAGTAGTACTCCTAACCCTAACGATGACAAGATCGAGTCACAAAGGCCGAGTTTAGGAAAGAAAAACGAGGTGAAGTGTGAAGAAAATCACGAGTCAAAATCAACTTCTGACGAAAGGAATAAATTCAACGATGCAGGAGCTGTGCTGAAAAACCCTGTTCAGGTAAGACCAGAAGTCAAGGAACATGCAAGTGGACATAACAAAGGCGAATCGTACGTGGAGGATAATGGACGTGATAGATTGAAAAGACATCGGGTTGAAGTAGCTGGTCATGTATGGATTCCAGATATATGGGGTCAAGAGGAACTACTCAAAGATTGGATTGATTGTAGTGCTTTTGATGCTTCATTAATGAATAGTAATATAATGTCAGCTCGTGCTGCTTTGGTTGAAGACAGAAGAAGAGCCAATTCTAGCTGCAGATTAAGAATAGAGAATAGCTGTTGAAAAAGCTTCCAAATTACTTCAAACTTCTCATTTTCATAAAGATGAATTTCTTTTTGGTTTTATTTTGCTTTATTATTTCATCTTAATAATTGTGTATTTCTACATGTTAATACCTAAAAGGAGTACATCGTTGAGGACGT
Proteins encoded in this window:
- the LOC107779912 gene encoding uncharacterized protein LOC107779912, whose translation is MTNQCENSSFLIQHKSSTPNPNDDKIESQRPSLGKKNEVKCEENHESKSTSDERNKFNDAGAVLKNPVQVRPEVKEHASGHNKGESYVEDNGRDRLKRHRVEVAGHVWIPDIWGQEELLKDWIDCSAFDASLMNSNIMSARAALVEDRRRANSSCRLRIENSC